The following are encoded together in the Drosophila sechellia strain sech25 chromosome 3R, ASM438219v1, whole genome shotgun sequence genome:
- the LOC6619531 gene encoding probable ubiquitin carboxyl-terminal hydrolase FAF isoform X1, with product MTFDTRRHTTGQPGSTAPSSSSSTTSTATTTTSPAQSAGSGSGIGTGTGTVANSSLPGGGTGSLDGNQDQQPATGNQSSDDVAASLSANSVDSTITIVPPEKLISSFPTTKLRLLMQKISNPRWVVPVLPEQELEVLLNAAIELAQAGVDHDCEPCVEFYRHGLSTSFTKILTDEAVNSWKNNIHHCILVSCGKLLHLIAIHMQRDNPYLLDLLAIVFDPENKFNTFNAARQPECFAAPDYIWGQLDSNKMYARPPPEPKNARGWLVDLINRFGQLGGFDNLLERFNTGLELLKRNQNKCTGKNVGVEGSVENGAQDNRLTLALIHSLLRPFGQCYELLMPATIAKYFMPTWNVVLDLLDSFTDEELKREVKPEGRNDYINGIVKSARLLASRLTGQEELIRDLEMFRLKMILRLLQVSSFNGKMNALNEINKVLYSVAYFSHRSQPVPHYMPEDEMDWLTAERMAQWIKSSDVLGVVLKDSLHQPQYVEKLEKIIRFLIKQQALTLDDLDAVWRAQAGKHEAIVKNVHDLLAKLAWDFTPEQLDHLFEAFQASMTTANKRQRERLLELIRRLAEDDKNGVMAQKVLKLFWTLAHSQEVPPEVLDQALGAHVKILDYSCSDERDAQRTIWLDKCVDELKSGDGWVLPALRLIRDICCLYDTTTNHAQRAQTSTIRQQVIERLQNDYSLVILVTNSLTAYMEKVRQMVTDSPGLEANRIIIDGRFPHHVQIAERLEFLKFLLKDGQLWLCADQAKQIWHCLAVNAVFPADREECFRWFGKLMGEEPDLDPGINKDFFENNILQLDPHLLTESGIKCFERFFKAVNSKEDKLKAIHRGYILDNEDLIGKDYLWRVITTGGEEIASKAIDLLKEVSTALGPRLQENIAEFHEMFIGECCSRLRTHYGNIVILGKTQLQEELDAPDQSDNANDESKDSKMRFIEAEKMCRILKVLQEYVKECDRSFSGDRVHLPLSRVTRGKNTILYIRFQNPGRSIDDMEIVTHSNETMAAFKRSLLKRIKGTSTTNIKVDLLYANGEMIGVSDEINPLYQYTIRDKMNLTAKLTPVGTGLASSPDSSSDSSTGSPPRPCPDMQRVESESTLPGVIISQNYQYTEFFLKLYQLGSDLEHGRLRDSAKVLLHLLPCDRQTMRQLKMMCKVPRAAVTVAATGNKIAKDEEEKLYPTEQSGIEAEEEHCTPEQMFLHPTPAQVLYNLSVLHGLLIPALDPLGESALLVQSAWMHSGCAHFVLELLTKNNFLPSADMHTKRASFQCVLRLAKLFLYIVGSVLSRVGDEPMICDLDNGSRSQVDILKQNFPTMPNSSQGTLRAISAKLAVMLAREMLSASPEGDRCRTLFSSTLEWSCPDISTIKAVVQLAWASSCGNLQALGSSSGDFEDEVIVPDGQDFSMCKEALEVLTISFILNPSANEALTSDPNWPKFITSIVLKNPLRHVRQVASEQLFLASTYCAGDRRPFVYMVNLLVGALKTLVPQYESTCAEFFSVLCRTLSYGCIYNWPLQISEGLLGDEIKWLQRIRENVHATGDTQVHEELLEGHLCLAKELMFFLAADSKAQLNELIHELIDDFLFKASREFLHLRRHGSLRQDTVPPPVCRSPHTIAAACDLLIALCQLCVPNMKLLTNTLIDFVCTDTDPLREWDYLPPVGARPTKGFCGLKNAGATCYMNSVLQQLYMVPAVRVGILRAHGAATTDGEDFSGDSDLTGGGLGPALFSGPASALVTLSSSSTTTEDGLHDVRKNYHVVILKHVQAIFAHLGHSALQFYVPRGLWTHFKLQGEPVNLREQQDAVEFFMSLLESLDEGLKALGQPQLMNATLGGSFSDQKICQECPHRYSKEEPFSVFSVDIRNHSSLTESLEQYVKGELLEGADAYHCDKCDKKVVTVKRLCVKKLPPVLAIQLKRFEYDYERVCAIKFNDYFEFPRILDMEPYTVSGLAKLEGEVVEVGDNCQTNVETTKYELTGIVVHSGQASGGHYFSYILSKNPANGKCQWYKFDDGEVTECKMHEDEEMKVECFGGEYMGETYDNNLKRMQYRRQKRWWNAYMLFYTRCDQTPVQYEPSVEQLSLSESRNMVLPLPKPIERSVRHQNIRFLHSRSIFSVEFFNFIKKLVSCNIPSTRSNKITPAAEELSLLGVQLASQFLFHTGFRTKKSLRGPVMEWYDALSQHIRSSALVRKWFANHALLSPPSRLGEYILMAPSPDVRTVFVKLVVFFCHFAINDEPLTGYDGANLCEQVLISVLRLLKSEAADYGKHLPHYFSLFSMYVGLGTREKQQLLRLNVPLQFIQVALDDGPGPAIKYQYPEFSKLHQVVSHLIRCSDVSEKCQSSNQNARPLPNPFKDPTVAHEELTPLSTECMDLLFNRTGYIKKVIEDTNVGDEGLKLLQYCSWENPHFSRAVLTELLWQCGFAYCHDMRHHTDLLLNILLIDDSWQHHRIHNALNGVAEEREGLLETIQRAKTHYQKRAYQIIKCLTQLFHKSPIALQMLHTNTNITRHWSIAVEWLQDELDRQRGIGCQYNSYSWSPPAQSNDNTNGYMLERSLSAKNTWSMAFELCPDEVSEKTDENNEPNLETNIDENKSEPVAQPGAVLEGSTGGTEQLAENKTPTTSSPSTAAWPARGDSDAIPRLSRQLFGIHISTGSGSTSGGTAPNSALTTAGSATNSETESSTQETTGETTINGLTNSLDQMEITAKKKCRRVIIRKLVESKDEEDATTAAKAATTEVTTSPATAIATAATLEPATTAATTTVTGTGSESGTSEFPTMAEKNLI from the exons ATGACGTTCGACACGCGTAGGCACACCACCGGACAGCCGGGAAGCACAGCGCCCAGCtcaagcagcagcaccaccagcacagCAACCACCACAACAAGTCCGGCGCAGAGTGCCGGATCAGGATCGGGCATAGGAACAGGCACGGGAACAGTCGCCAACTCGAGTCTGCCAGGAGGAGGGACAGGTAGCTTGGACGGCAACCAGGATCAACAGCCGGCCACAGGCAAtcagagctctgatgacgtaGCCGCTTCCTTGTCAGCGAACAGCGTGGACAGCACCATCACAATTGT GCCTCCAGAGAAGCTTATTTCCTCGTTTCCCACGACGAAACTGAGATTACTAATGCAAAAGATATCCAATCCGCGTTGGGTGGTGCCCGTGCTGCCTGAACAGGAATTGGAGGTTCTCTTAAATGCAGCCATCGAACTGGCCCAGGCTG GTGTGGATCACGACTGCGAGCCATGTGTGGAGTTTTATCGCCATGGACTGAGCACTTCATTTACCAAGATCCTAACCGACGAGGCGGTGAATTCGTGGAAGAATAACATCCACCACTGTATTCTTGTGTCTTGCGGAAAGCTTTTACATCTAATCGCCATCCACATGCAGCGAGACAATCCCTATCTACTTGACTTGCTTGCTATTGTTTTTGATCCGGAGAACAAGTTCAACACATTCAACGCAGCCCGTCAACCGGAGTGTTTCGCAGCGCCGGACTACATCTGGGGTCAGTTGGACAGCAACAAGATGTACGCTCGTCCTCCTCCAGAGCCCAAAAATGCGCGTGGCTGGCTTGTGGATCTCATTAACCGCTTCGGACAGTTGGGAGGCTTTGACAATCTACTGGAACGGTTTAATACCGGACTGGAACTGCTGAAGCGCAACCAAAACAAGTGCACTGGCAAGAATGTTGGTGTCGAGGGTAGTGTTGAAAATGGGGCTCAGGATAATCGCCTCACCCTTGCCCTCATACATAGCCTCTTGCGTCCATTCGGTCAATGTTATGAGCTTCTAATGCCTGCCACCATAGCCAAGTACTTTATGCCCACCTGGAACGTCGTGTTAGACCTTCTGGACAGCTTCACAGACGAGGAGTTAAAGCGAGAAGTGAAACCCGAGGGACGCAATGACTACATCAACGGGATTGTAAAGTCAGCCCGCTTACTGGCCAGCCGCTTGACTGGCCAGGAGGAGCTAATCCGAGATCTGGAGATGTTTCGCCTAAAGATGATCCTGCGTCTGCTGCAGGTGTCCAGCTTCAACGGCAAGATGAATGCCCTTAATGAGATCAACAAGGTGCTCTACTCGGTGGCATATTTCTCCCATCGATCACAACCCGTGCCCCACTATATGCCCGAAGACGAAATGGACTGGCTGACGGCGGAGCGCATGGCGCAATGGATAAAGTCGTCAGATGTATTGGGTGTCGTACTCAAGGACTCGCTACACCAACCGCAGTATGTGGAAAAATTGGAGAAGATCATCCGCTTTCTTATTAAACAGCAGGCACTAACGTTGGATGATTTGGATGCAGTTTGGAGAGCGCAGGCAGGCAAGCACGAGGCAATCGTGAAGAACGTTCACGATCTACTGGCGAAACTTGCATGGGACTTTACTCCCGAGCAACTGGATCACCTCTTCGAGGCGTTCCAG gccAGTATGACCACTGCCAATAAGCGGCAACGGGAAAGACTTCTTGAGCTAATACGCCGCTTGGCTGAGGATGACAAAAATGGTGTGATGGCCCAAAAGGTGCTTAAGCTGTTTTGGACTCTGGCCCACAGTCAGGAGGTGCCGCCAGAGGTGCTCGATCAGGCGCTGGGCGCACACGTTAAAATCTTGGACTACAGCTGCTCGGACGAGCGGGATGCCCAAAGAACCATTTGGTTGGATAAGTGCGTTGACGAACTAAAGTCAGGCGATGGATGGGTTCTGCCCGCCTTGCGTCTAATCCGGGATATTTGTTGCCTATATGATACCACGACGAATCATGCCCAGCGCGCTCAAACGAGTACGATTCGTCAGCAGGTGATTGAACGACTACAGAATGATTATTCCTTGGTCATTCTGGTCACCAATAGTTTGACTGCATACATGGAAAAGGTACGCCAAATGGTAACCGACTCACCGGGCCTGGAAGCAAACAGAATCATAATTGACGGAAGATTTCCGCACCATGTGCAAATAGCGGAGCGACTGGAGTTCCTTAAGTTCCTGCTGAAAGATGGACAGCTATGGCTGTGCGCAGATCAGGCAAAGCAGATTTGGCATTGCTTGGCGGTCAATGCAGTTTTTCCGGCAGATCGTGAGGAGTGTTTTAGATGGTTTGGCAAGTTGATGGGTGAGGAGCCTGACTTGGATCCTGGCATAAACAAAGACTTCTTCGAGAACAACATTCTACAACTTGATCCGCATCTGCTAACCGAAAGCGGAATCAAGTGCTTTGAGCGCTTCTTCAAGGCCGTCAACTCCAAAGAGGACAAGCTTAAGGCGATACATAGAGGTTACATACTGGACAACGAGGATCTAATAGGCAAGGACTACTTGTGGCGGGTCATCACAACTGGAGGCGAGGAAATCGCCAGCAAGGCCATTGATCTACTTAAGGAAGTGTCGACGGCATTGGGGCCACGTCTGCAGGAGAATATCGCTGAGTTTCATGAAATGTTCATTGGTGAGTGCTGCTCCCGCCTGCGCACACACTATGGAAACATCGTTATTTTGGGCAAGACCCAGCTGCAAGAGGAATTGGATGCACCCGATCAGTCGGATAATGCCAACGACGAGTCTAAAGATTCAAAAATGCGTTTCATCGAGGCGGAAAAGATGTGCCGAATTTTAAAGGTGCTGCAAGAATACGTGAAGGAGTGTGATCGTTCCTTCAGCGGCGATCGTGTTCACCTGCCACTTAGCCGGGTTACACGGGGGAAAAACACCATATTGTATATCCGCTTCCAGAACCCTGGCAGATCTATCGACGACATGGAGATCGTTACACACAGCAACGAGACGATGGCCGCTTTTAAGAGAAGTCTACTTAAGCGAATCAAGGGAACTTCGACGACCAACATTAAGGTTGATCTCCTGTATGCAAATGGGGAGATGATCGGAGTTTCCGATGAAATTAACCCACTTTATCAGTACACTATCCGGGATAAGATGAATCTTACAGCAAAACTCACGCCCGTGGGTACGGGTCTAGCCAGCAGTCCCGACTCCTCGAGCGACTCGAGCACAGGATCTCCTCCGCGTCCCTGCCCTGACATGCAGCGTGTGGAGTCAGAAAGCACGCTACCCGGCGTGATCATCTCGCAAAACTACCAGTACACAGAGTTCTTTCTAAAACTGTACCAACTGGGCAGTGATCTCGAGCACGGTCGTCTTCGAGACAGTGCAAAAGTATTACTGCACTTGCTACCCTGCGACCGCCAGACGATGCGTCAGCTAAAGATGATGTGCAAGGTGCCGAGGGCTGCCGTAACGGTGGCTGCGACGGGTAACAAGATTGCTAAGGATGAGGAGGAGAAACTTTACCCCACTGAGCAGTCGGGGATTGAAGCTGAAGAG GAACACTGCACTCCAGAGCAAATGTTTTTGCACCCCACGCCTGCTCAAGTGCTATACAACCTCAGTGTGTTGCACGGACTGCTGATTCCCGCGCTAGATCCACTAGGAGAAAGTGCCCTACTAGTGCAGTCTGCATGGATGCATTCTGGCTGCGCTCATTTTGTGCTGGAACTGTTGACCAAAAACAATTTTCTGCCCAGCGCCGATATGCACACAAAGCGTGCTTCCTTCCAGTGTGTGTTGAGGTTGGCAAAGCTGTTCCTGTACATAGTTGGCAGTGTATTGTCTCGTGTAGGTGATGAACCCATGATCTGCGACCTTGACAACGGATCCCGTTCCCAGGTTGACATCCTAAAGCAGAATTTCCCGACGATGCCCAATAGCTCACAGGGAACATTGCGGGCGATCTCCGCGAAACTGGCTGTGATGCTTGCCCGCGAGATGCTTTCAGCCAGCCCAGAAGGTGATCGGTGCCGAACGCTATTTAGCTCCACACTGGAGTGGTCATGTCCCGACATTTCAACCATTAAGGCGGTGGTGCAACTGGCCTGGGCCTCGTCTTGCGGAAATCTTCAGGCTCTAGGTAGCAGTAGCGGCGACTTTGAAGATGAGGTGATCGTGCCGGACGGGCAAGACTTTAGCATGTGCAAGGAGGCGCTAGAGGTTCTCACCATTTCGTTTATTCTGAATCCGAGTGCCAACGAGGCGTTGACCAGCGATCCGAACTGGCCAAAGTTCATCACCTCTATTGTTCTGAAGAACCCGCTTCGTCACGTGCGGCAGGTGGCCTCTGAGCAGTTGTTTCTGGCTTCTACCTATTGCGCCGGGGATCGGCGACCGTTCGTATACATGGTTAACTTGCTGGTTGGCGCGTTGAAGACGCTGGTTCCCCAGTACGAGTCAACTTGCGCTGAGTTCTTTTCGGTACTGTGTCGAACCCTTTCTTATGGATGCATCTACAACTGGCCGCTGCAGATTAGCGAGGGATTGTTAGGCGATGAGATTAAGTGGCTGCAACGGATTCGCGAAAACGTCCACGCCACCGGCGACACACAAGTGCACGAGGagctccttgaaggccaccTCTGCCTTGCCAAAGAGCTAATGTTTTTCCTTGCCGCCGATTCAAAGGCGCAGCTAAACGAGCTCATCCACGAACTGATCGACGACTTCCTTTTCAAGGCCTCTCGCGAATTTCTGCATTTACGGCGTCATGGCAGTCTACGGCAGGACACCGTCCCGCCACCGGTTTGTCGAAGTCCGCACACAATCGCCGCTGCTTGCGATCTCCTCATTGCCTTGTGCCAGCTCTGTGTTCCTAATATGAAGCTACTCACCAATACACTCATAGACTTCGTCTGCACGG ATACTGATCCGTTGCGCGAATGGGATTACCTGCCGCCCGTGGGCGCCAGGCCAACCAAAGGTTTCTGCGGACTAAAGAACGCCGGTGCCACCTGCTACATGAATTCGGTGTTGCAGCAGCTTTACATGGTGCCAGCGGTCCGGGTGGGTATTCTGCGAGCCCACGGCGCTGCCACCACCGACGGCGAGGATTTCAGTGGCGATTCCGATTTGACGGGAGGCGGTCTTGGACCGGCCCTGTTCTCGGGTCCCGCTTCTGCCCTAGTCACCCTCTCCTCGTCGTCGACGACTACCGAAGACGGTTTGCACGATGTGCGAAAGAACTATCACGTTGTGATCCTGAAGCATGTGCAGGCCATATTCGCCCACCTGGGCCACAGTGCGTTGCAGTTTTACGTTCCACGTGGTCTCTGGACGCATTTTAA aCTGCAGGGAGAGCCTGTGAATCTTCGCGAGCAACAGGATGCCGTGGAGTTCTTCATGTCCTTGTTGGAAAGTCTCGATGAAGGACTTAAGGCGCTAGGCCAGCCCCAGCTTATGAATGCCACTCTGGGCGGTTCGTTCAGCGACCAGAAAATCTGCCAAGAGTGTCCCCATCGCTACTCCAAAGAGGAACCATTTAGTGTATTTAGTGTCGATATTAGGAATCATAGCTCATTAACCGAATCTCTGGAGCAGTATGTCAAGGGAGAGCTGCTCGAGGGAGCCGATGCATACCATTGTGATAAATGTGATAAAAAA GTAGTTACCGTTAAGCGTCTGTGCGTTAAGAAGCTGCCACCCGTGTTAGCCATTCAACTAAAGCGCTTCGAATACGACTACGAACGCGTCTGTGCgattaaatttaatgattattttgaatttccaCGTATCTTGGATATGGAACCATACACAG TGTCTGGCCTAGCTAAGCTAGAGGGCGAGGTGGTGGAAGTGGGTGATAATTGTCAAACAAACGTTGAGACGACAAAGTACGAACTGACCGGCATTGTGGTGCACAGCGGACAGGCCTCCGGCGGTCACTACTTCAGTTACATTCTCTCCAA AAACCCAGCGAACGGCAAGTGTCAGTGGTATAAGTTTGACGACGGTGAAGTCACCGAGTGCAAGATGCACGAGGACGAGGAAATGAAGGTAGAGTGCTTTGGCGGCGAATACATGGGGGAAACCTACGATAACAATCTGAAGCGCATGCAGTACCGTCGGCAGAAGCGCTGGTGGAATGCTTATATGTTGTTCTACACCCGCTGTGATCAAACACCCGTGCAGTATGAACCCAGCGTGGAGCAGTTGTCACTCTCAGAAAGTCGAAACATGGTTTTACCATTGCCAAAGCCCATTGAGCGCAGCGTGCG GCACCAGAACATTCGGTTTCTCCACTCCCGCAGCATTTTTTCCGTGGAGTTCTTCAACTTCATCAAAAAGTTGGTCAGCTGCAATATACCCTCTACTCGGAGCAATAAGATC ACTCCTGCTGCAGAGGAGCTTTCACTGCTGGGTGTGCAATTAGCATCGCAGTTTCTTTTCCACACCGGCTTCCGCACGAAAAAGTCTCTGCGAGGGCCCGTTATGGAATG GTATGACGCGCTATCACAACACATACGTTCCTCGGCACTAGTTCGCAAGTGGTTCGCTAATCATGCGCTTCTCTCGCCGCCATCACGTTTGGGCGAGTACATTCTGATGGCTCCGTCTCCGGATGTCCGTACCGTCTTTGTCAAGTTGGTGGTTTTCTTCTGCCATTTTGCCATCAACGATGAACCTCTGACTGGCTACGACGGCGCTAATCTCTGCGAGCAGGTACTCATCAGCGTGCTGCGTCTCTTGAAATCCGAGGCAGCCGACTATGGCAAACACCTGCCCCACTATTTTAGCCTTTTCAGTATGTACGTGGGACTAGGAACACGGGAAAAACAGCAACTGCTTAGG CTCAATGTGCCGCTGCAATTTATTCAGGTGGCGTTGGACGATGGCCCCGGCCCGGCAATAAAATACCAGTATCCAGAGTTCAGCAAGCTACACCAAGTGGTTTCTCACCTAATACGCTGCAGCGATGTAAGCGAAAAATGTCAGAGCTCCAACCAGAACGCCCGTCCACTGCCCAATCCGTTCAAAGATCCCACTGTTGCGCACGAGGAGCTGACGCCCCTTTCCACTGAGTGCATGGACTTGCTATTTAATCGCACGGG CTACATCAAGAAAGTGATCGAAGACACTAACGTGGGCGACGAGGGTCTGAAGCTGTTACAATACTGTAGCTGGGAGAATCCACATTTCTCTCGCGCAGTGCTAACCGAATTGTTGTGGCAGTGTGGTTTCGCCTATTGTCACGACATGCGTCACCACACTGATCTGCTCCTGAACATCCTGCTGATCGACGACTCGTGGCAGCACCATCGCATACACAATGCTCTCAACGGAGTGGCGGAGGAGCGTGAGGGTCTCTTAGAGACGATACAGCGGGCAAAGACGCACTACCAGAAGAGGGCGTACCAAATAATCAAGTGCCTGACGCAACTTTTCCACAAGTCGCCGATTGCGCTGCAGATGCTCCACACAAATACGAACATTACCCGGCACTGGAGCATTGCAGTCGAGTGGCTGCAAGACGAACTAGATCGGCAGCGGGGCATCGGTTGTCAGTACAATTCATACTCGTGGTCGCCGCCGGCGCAGAGCAACGACAACACTAATGGCTACATGCTAGAGCGATCGCTGTCTGCCAAGAACACGTGGTCCATGGCTTTCGAGCTCTGTCCAGATGAGGTCAGCGAAAAAACG GATGAAAATAATGAGCCGAACTTGGAGACCAACATAGATGAGAACAAATCGGAACCGGTGGCTCAGCCAGGAGCCGTTCTTGAGGGATCTACCGGCGGCACAGAGCAGTTGGCTGAAAACAAGACACCAACCACAAGCAGCCCGTCCACTGCCGCCTGGCCAGCGCGTGGGGATAGCGACGCCATTCCACGCCTTTCTCGTCAGCTATTTGGAATTCACATTTCGACTGGCAGTGGCTCCACTAGTGGAGGTACCGCGCCAAATTCCGCCTTGACAACGGCGGGTAGTGCGACTAACAGCGAAACAGAAAGCAGCACCCAGGAGACAACCGGCGAGACGACCATTAACGGTCTGACAAACAGCCTGGACCAAATGGAGATAACGGCCAAAAAG